A region from the Arachis ipaensis cultivar K30076 chromosome B01, Araip1.1, whole genome shotgun sequence genome encodes:
- the LOC107640405 gene encoding isoleucine N-monooxygenase 1-like → MAYTLTHSLSHVLASLASLIIMISSFTILKFLSPFFNKNKKSHKIPKLPPGPKPWPIVGLLPEILTNKPVFRWIHKVMEEMNTEIACFRIGNVHVIPVTCPKLACEFLRKHDADFATRPLSMATETATNGYLTTALTPFGEQWRKMKKIVANDLLSPQKHQWLQDKRDQESNNLVFHVYNKCINNNNNNNNNINKDNCFGLVNVRSVARHYCSNVAKRLIFNIRHFGEGGIDGGPSFEDEEHLISGTFKLLKYVYAFCVTDYMPCLKGLYDFDGHESEIKEAMRIMNKYHDPIIEERIKQWNDGLRNEQEDFLDVLINLKDSNNAPLLTPMEIKSQIIELMMAAIDNPSNAVEWALAEMINQPELLQKAIEELDRVIGRDRMVEESDIPKLNYIKACAREAFRLHPIAPFNVPHVSIKNTIIGNYLIPKGSHILLSRQGLGRNPKVWKEPHKFKPERHIKSDGDDVVLAEPNLRFMSFSTGRRGCPGVMLGTTMTVMLFARLLHGFHWSAPPNVSSINLAECNDNLLLANPLVAMAKPRLALELYQLI, encoded by the exons ATGGCTTACACTCTTACCCACTCCTTATCCCATGTCTTAGCCTCTTTGGCATCCTTAATTATTATGATTTCTAGCTTTACAATTCTCAAATTCCTAAGCCCTTtctttaataagaataaaaaatcacataaaaTACCCAAATTACCCCCAGGTCCCAAACCATGGCCTATAGTAGGTCTTCTTCCTGAAATACTAACAAACAAACCGGTTTTCCGGTGGATTCACAAAGTCATGGAAGAAATGAACACCGAAATTGCATGTTTTCGCATAGGAAATGTCCATGTTATCCCTGTAACATGTCCTAAACTTGCTTGTGAATTCCTAAGAAAACATGATGCTGATTTTGCTACAAGGCCATTAAGCATGGCGACTGAAACCGCCACAAATGGTTACTTGACAACAGCACTTACACCCTTTGGAGAGCAATGGAGGAAAATGAAGAAAATAGTGGCCAATGATTTGTTGTCCCCACAAAAACATCAATGGCTTCAAGACAAAAGGGACCAAGAATCTAACAACCTTGTCTTTCATGTCTACAATAAGTGcataaacaacaacaacaacaataataataatattaacaaGGACAATTGTTTTGGTCTTGTTAATGTTAGAAGTGTTGCAAGACACTATTGTTCCAATGTCGCAAAGAGGCTAATCTTCAACATAAGGCACTTTGGTGAGGGTGGCATTGATGGTGGGCCATCTTTTGAGGATGAGGAGCATCTTATTAGTGGCACTTTTAAATTGCTTAAGTACGTTTATGCATTTTGTGTCACCGATTACATGCCATGCTTGAAGGGATTATATGATTTTGATGGGCATGAGAGTGAGATTAAGGAGGCTATGAGGATTATGAACAAGTATCATGATCCAATCATTGAAGAGAGAATCAAGCAATGGAATGATGGGTTGCGGAATGAACAAGAGGACTTTCTTGACGTTTTGATCAATTTGAAAGATTCCAATAATGCACCATTGTTGACACCCATGGAGATCAAGTCACAAATTATA GAATTGATGATGGCAGCCATTGATAATCCATCAAATGCAGTTGAATGGGCACTTGCAGAAATGATAAACCAACCTGAATTGCTTCAAAAAGCAATTGAAGAATTAGACAGAGTTATTGGAAGAGACAGAATGGTAGAAGAATCAGATATCCCTAAACTAAACTATATAAAAGCTTGTGCAAGAGAAGCTTTTCGCCTTCATCCAATTGCACCTTTCAATGTTCCTCATGTCTCAATAAAGAACACAATTATTGGCAATTACCTAATCCCAAAGGGTAGCCATATCCTACTAAGTAGACAAGGTCTTGGGAGAAACCCTAAGGTTTGGAAAGAACCACATAAGTTCAAACCTGAACGACACATCAAGAGTGATGGTGATGATGTCGTTTTGGCTGAGCCCAATTTGAGGTTCATGTCGTTTAGTACCGGAAGACGTGGTTGCCCTGGAGTGATGCTTGGAACCACAATGACTGTGATGTTATTTGCAAGATTGCTTCATGGCTTCCATTGGAGTGCACCTCCCAATGTGTCAAGCATCAACCTTGCTGAGTGTAATGATAATTTGCTTCTTGCTAACCCACTTGTTGCCATGGCTAAACCCAGATTAGCTCTTGAGTTGTACCAATTGATTTAG